One Frankia alni ACN14a DNA window includes the following coding sequences:
- a CDS encoding 30S ribosomal protein bS22: MGSVIKKRRKRMAKKKHRKLLKRTRVQRRNKK, translated from the coding sequence GTGGGCTCAGTCATCAAGAAGCGTCGCAAGCGGATGGCCAAGAAGAAGCACCGCAAGCTGCTGAAGCGCACGCGCGTTCAGCGTCGCAACAAGAAGTAG
- the proC gene encoding pyrroline-5-carboxylate reductase encodes MIVAVMGAGRLGGAVLSGLLGSGHAPGDVVVAERDAGRAAEIAARHGVEVHPPTAAAAKADVLLIVVKPQDVAALLTEIAPVVPAGTLVVSLAAGVTTAAIEQRLPSSPPVIRVMTNTPLLVGEAMSAICGGRHAAPEHLAAAQALLEPVGRVTQVAESQLDAVTALSGSGPAYFFYLVDAMVEAGVLLGLPRPLATELVTQTALGSARMLRESGEHPALLREAVTSPAGTTVAALREMDRRGVRAALMDALEAAADRSRELGRS; translated from the coding sequence ACGTCGTCGTGGCCGAGCGGGACGCGGGCCGGGCCGCCGAGATCGCGGCCCGCCACGGCGTCGAGGTGCACCCGCCGACGGCCGCGGCGGCCAAGGCCGACGTGCTGCTCATCGTGGTCAAGCCGCAGGACGTCGCCGCGTTGCTGACCGAGATCGCGCCGGTGGTCCCGGCCGGCACACTGGTCGTGTCGCTCGCGGCCGGGGTCACCACGGCGGCGATCGAGCAGCGGCTGCCGTCGTCGCCCCCGGTCATCAGGGTCATGACGAACACGCCGCTGCTCGTCGGGGAGGCGATGTCGGCGATCTGCGGCGGCCGCCACGCCGCGCCGGAGCATCTTGCCGCCGCGCAGGCGCTGCTCGAGCCGGTCGGGCGGGTCACCCAGGTCGCGGAGTCCCAGCTCGACGCGGTCACGGCGCTGTCCGGCAGCGGGCCCGCGTACTTCTTCTACCTGGTCGACGCGATGGTGGAGGCGGGCGTGCTGCTCGGCCTGCCGCGGCCGCTGGCCACGGAACTCGTCACCCAGACGGCGCTGGGGTCGGCCCGGATGCTGCGCGAGAGCGGCGAGCATCCCGCGCTGCTGCGGGAGGCGGTCACCTCACCCGCGGGAACGACCGTCGCGGCGCTGCGGGAGATGGATCGGCGGGGGGTGCGCGCGGCGCTGATGGACGCGTTGGAGGCCGCCGCCGACCGCTCCCGGGAACTGGGCCGTTCGTAG
- a CDS encoding lysophospholipid acyltransferase family protein produces the protein MHRLNGARPSRAKRPTSRPGPTDRAAGDPAAVTDPATAATRDGTGSDRTGTSTGTGRTAADRTGGGRTAAGRTSAGRTAGDRASSGPGATARQVPRISVDGGAASSAEDGTTESDRGGFEAGDLETALAGVLAFLRRRITGDYVVDEHGFDPDLTEHVIAPLLRPVYRDYFRVETRGLENIPDVGGALVVANHSGTLPMDALMMAMAILDHHPAHRNLRMLAADLVFAVPFLAPLARKIGNTLACQADAERLLTAGHLVGVWPEGFKGVGKPFSERYTLQRFGRGGFVSAALRTGVPIIPCTVVGAEEIYPMIGNAKSLARLLGLPYLPITPTFPWLGLLGLIPLPSKWIIEFGEPVPTDSYPAEAADDPMLVFELTDRIRETIQHTLYSLLMQRRSVFF, from the coding sequence GTGCATCGGCTCAACGGCGCCCGCCCCTCACGAGCGAAGCGGCCTACCAGCCGCCCAGGGCCCACCGACCGTGCCGCCGGCGACCCGGCCGCCGTCACCGACCCCGCCACCGCCGCCACCCGTGACGGCACCGGCAGCGACCGCACCGGCACCAGCACCGGCACCGGCCGTACCGCAGCAGACCGCACCGGCGGTGGTCGCACCGCCGCGGGCCGCACCTCCGCAGGGCGCACCGCCGGCGACCGGGCGAGCTCCGGACCGGGCGCCACCGCGAGGCAGGTCCCGCGGATCAGCGTGGACGGCGGTGCCGCAAGCAGCGCCGAGGACGGCACCACCGAAAGCGACCGCGGCGGCTTCGAGGCCGGCGACCTGGAGACGGCCCTGGCCGGCGTACTGGCCTTCCTGCGCCGGCGCATCACCGGCGACTACGTCGTCGACGAGCACGGGTTCGATCCCGACCTCACCGAGCACGTGATCGCACCGCTGCTGCGCCCCGTCTACCGCGACTACTTCCGGGTCGAGACGCGCGGGCTGGAGAACATTCCCGACGTCGGCGGCGCGCTGGTGGTGGCCAACCATTCCGGCACCCTGCCGATGGACGCGCTGATGATGGCGATGGCGATCCTCGATCACCATCCCGCCCACCGCAACCTGCGGATGCTCGCGGCCGACCTGGTGTTCGCCGTGCCTTTTCTCGCCCCGTTGGCCCGCAAGATCGGTAACACGCTGGCCTGTCAGGCGGACGCGGAGCGGCTGCTCACCGCGGGGCATCTGGTGGGAGTCTGGCCGGAGGGCTTCAAGGGCGTGGGCAAGCCGTTCAGCGAGCGCTACACGCTGCAGCGCTTCGGCCGGGGCGGCTTCGTCTCCGCCGCGCTGCGGACCGGGGTGCCGATCATCCCGTGCACGGTCGTCGGCGCCGAGGAGATCTACCCGATGATCGGCAACGCGAAGTCGCTCGCCCGCCTGCTCGGCCTGCCCTACCTGCCGATCACGCCCACCTTCCCGTGGCTGGGCCTGCTGGGCCTGATCCCGCTGCCGTCTAAGTGGATCATCGAGTTCGGGGAGCCGGTGCCGACGGATTCCTACCCGGCGGAGGCGGCGGACGATCCGATGCTCGTCTTCGAACTCACCGACCGCATCCGCGAGACCATCCAGCACACGCTGTACAGCCTGCTGATGCAGCGCCGGTCGGTGTTCTTCTGA
- a CDS encoding NAD-dependent epimerase/dehydratase family protein has translation MRPRRVLVTGVARPLGAQVAMALAADPAIEAVVGVDTAAPDADLGRTRFVRADIRHPLIAKVISTTEVDTVLHLNVIATPLGAGGRAAMKEINVIGTMQLLAACQKARSVSRLVVKSTTSIYGSSPRDPALFTEDTEPRSLPTGGYAKDAVEVEGYVRGFSRRRPDIAVTVLRFTNILGPQVDSPLARYLDLPVVPTVLGFDPRIQLLHSDDALAVLLRATRGDHAGTFNVAGDGVLLLSQAIRRAGRPYLPVPFPAIGALGGVARRLRLVDFSAEQLDLLAHGRAVDTARLKTVFGYRPRYSTVETFDNFVRYRDLRFTIDHELVSRIEHGLLGSLDRRRLVGSP, from the coding sequence ATGAGACCACGCCGGGTGCTGGTTACCGGTGTCGCGCGGCCGCTGGGTGCCCAGGTGGCGATGGCTCTCGCCGCGGATCCCGCCATCGAGGCCGTGGTCGGGGTCGACACGGCGGCGCCCGACGCGGATCTCGGTCGCACCCGGTTCGTCCGCGCCGACATCCGGCACCCGTTGATCGCCAAGGTCATCTCCACCACGGAGGTCGACACGGTGCTGCATCTCAACGTCATCGCGACCCCGCTGGGGGCGGGCGGCCGGGCCGCGATGAAGGAGATCAACGTGATCGGCACGATGCAGCTCCTTGCCGCCTGCCAGAAGGCGAGGAGCGTCAGCCGGCTGGTCGTGAAGTCGACGACGTCGATCTACGGCTCCTCCCCGCGCGACCCGGCGCTGTTCACCGAGGACACCGAGCCGCGATCCCTGCCCACCGGCGGCTACGCGAAGGACGCCGTCGAGGTCGAGGGCTACGTGCGCGGCTTCAGCCGGCGCCGACCCGACATCGCGGTCACGGTGCTGCGCTTCACCAACATCCTTGGTCCGCAGGTGGACAGCCCGCTCGCCCGGTACCTGGACCTGCCGGTGGTGCCGACGGTGCTCGGCTTCGACCCTCGCATCCAGCTTCTGCACTCCGACGACGCCCTCGCGGTCCTCCTGCGCGCGACCCGCGGCGACCACGCGGGCACGTTCAACGTCGCCGGGGACGGGGTGCTGCTGCTCTCCCAGGCGATCCGTCGGGCGGGCCGCCCCTACCTGCCGGTGCCCTTTCCGGCGATCGGCGCGCTCGGCGGCGTTGCCCGCCGGCTGCGGCTCGTCGACTTCTCCGCCGAGCAGCTCGATCTGCTCGCCCACGGGCGCGCGGTCGACACCGCCCGCCTGAAGACGGTCTTCGGGTACCGGCCCCGATACTCGACCGTGGAGACCTTCGACAACTTCGTCCGGTATCGCGACCTGCGGTTCACCATCGACCACGAGCTGGTGTCCCGGATCGAGCACGGCCTGCTCGGCTCGCTGGACCGGCGCCGGCTGGTGGGTTCGCCGTGA
- a CDS encoding SAM hydrolase/SAM-dependent halogenase family protein: MTGSWINFLSDYGVDDACVGVCHGVIARHAPSARVLDVCHSIAPQDVGHAAITLAGAVGYLPAGIHLVVVERLDADGYTRGVAVRTTDGSVFVCPDNGVASLAWEALGGIADVHEIANRELWLPLPTAVFRGRDVYAPVAARLAAGLELTDVGPRLDAASLTRFRPRACSVDDDHVHGEVVSIDHFGNLSLNVTRIDLEAAGILLGDRVEVRAGNRLMRLTFTQTYGEVPRGGVTVCEDALRRVMIAVNCGRASDALRLRRQDAVVIAQLPRDPSAFRIVQDLPLPA; the protein is encoded by the coding sequence ATGACGGGATCGTGGATCAACTTTCTGTCCGACTACGGCGTCGACGACGCCTGCGTCGGGGTGTGCCACGGGGTCATCGCGCGGCACGCCCCGTCCGCGCGCGTTCTCGACGTCTGCCACTCGATCGCGCCCCAGGACGTGGGGCATGCGGCGATCACACTCGCCGGGGCGGTCGGCTACCTGCCGGCCGGGATCCACCTCGTCGTCGTCGAGCGCCTCGACGCCGACGGCTACACCCGCGGGGTCGCGGTCCGCACCACCGACGGCTCGGTGTTCGTGTGCCCGGACAACGGCGTGGCCTCCCTGGCCTGGGAGGCCCTCGGGGGGATCGCGGACGTCCACGAGATCGCCAACCGGGAGCTGTGGCTGCCGCTGCCCACCGCGGTGTTCCGCGGCCGGGACGTCTACGCGCCGGTCGCGGCGCGGCTCGCGGCCGGCCTGGAACTGACGGACGTCGGTCCGCGGCTCGACGCCGCCTCGCTCACCCGGTTCCGGCCGCGCGCGTGCAGCGTCGACGACGATCACGTCCACGGTGAGGTCGTCTCCATCGACCACTTCGGCAACCTCTCGCTGAACGTGACCCGCATCGACCTGGAGGCCGCCGGCATCCTGCTCGGCGATCGGGTCGAGGTCCGGGCCGGCAACCGGCTCATGCGGCTGACCTTCACGCAGACCTACGGCGAGGTGCCGCGGGGCGGAGTCACCGTGTGCGAGGACGCCCTGCGCCGCGTGATGATCGCGGTGAACTGCGGCCGGGCGTCGGACGCACTGCGGCTGCGCCGCCAGGACGCGGTCGTGATCGCGCAGCTTCCCCGGGACCCCTCGGCGTTCCGCATCGTCCAGGATCTGCCGCTCCCCGCCTGA